A segment of the Zalophus californianus isolate mZalCal1 chromosome 3, mZalCal1.pri.v2, whole genome shotgun sequence genome:
AAGCACGTGGGTAGGGGCCGCGGCCCCCGCAAGTCGCCTGGGGCGCCGGCTTACACTCTTGGTCCCGAACTGTGGCGGGAAAATGAGGATGCGTCCCCGCCCGCCTTGAGGCCGGTGAAGCCCCTCTGCTGGCGGTACCTCCAGTCTCTACCGCGCACCTTGTGTCTCCTTCCTAAACCCCTGGACCCAGAGAACTCCCCACCATCTCGCTGCCTGAGCCGCCGGTCCCCCTTAAGAAGTATTGGCTGTACGGCGGCGCCAGAGGGCCAAACTAAATTCGGTTTTGGGAAACGCGCTTCGGGGGTAATTCTGGAAATCTCGGGCCGGTGCACAGACTGCGGGAAGCCGCCTCAGTCTAGTGTACCCGGAGGTAGGCCGCCATCTACTCGCCGCACCTACGCGGTGGGCGGCGTGCGCGCAGTCATCCCCTCAAAAGCAGAGGCCTGGGAGGCGAGGAAGCCTCTGGAAGAGAAAGGGTCCCAGAAACTAAACCTGCCCCGGCCTAAGTCTCAACGCCCAGATCTCGGAGTACCCCCGCACCCAGGCGCCGCCCACCAAGTTCCAAAGCAGCCCGTGGCCACCCGGGAGGCGGTCGGAGCCCAGCGGAGAAAGGAAGCAAGCTTGATAGTAAACCTTCGGGGAGCCACCCTGGGAGTTTTAGGcagcattttcctttccttgtttttttattcccCAAACCCCATCTCCCCTACCTCCCTGAACGAACGGGTTAGAGAAAATGCAACAATTCGAAGTCTGTGAGAACAAAGTGGCTCAAGTAAACCAACTCGTGGTGGTAGCTAAAAGGTTTTTGGCTGCAAAGAAACTGTAAGTTTgatcaacaaacttttttttttaaatctgtacttTCACGTCGGAATGGGAAGGGGGTTTTGCAAAAGGTAACTACCACTGTCAAAGTTTGAGCCCGTTTTCAAAATGGGGAGAGGCGCAATTCTTATAAATATCTTAACAACGATAATAACGCTGTTTCTTTCCTTACCTTGGTGTTGAACTGCAGAATCCTCCTCCGGATCAGTGTCCAGGAACTTAGAAGAAATGGTGATATTAGGACTTCAgtacttctggaaaaaaaaaatgcaaatggttTAGCCAGGATCTTTCCTGTCTGATTCGTCACTATTATTATATCTGATGATGCGAATGGTTGGAGCGATTCAATCTTAAGTCATTAATGAGCTATTTTATAAACACCACTGTCTGAAGATCTTCATTTACATTTTGCGAAGGATCACTTCGCTAACCTCACATGCTTATGTCAACAGCATGATTATGGGACTTCAGTCACACTCTTATAAACAACACAGCGGTATTGTTAATgggttaatattttataaagtgtaaatattttattatgttttgaagGGAACTATTGATTCTAAATTATTAAACCCCTGAGAAGGGTGATTTAAATAAAGTATACAATTAAGTACAATTAAATGTACATTGTGGCTATTTTCTTTTCAGACTCTGCACCCTTTTAAATCAATTGATTTTCTCATTATTAGAGTTTCTTCTTGTCCGTTTTTGATAGTGAACAAAACTATCATTTTGGTCTAAAGAACTCTATATAAAGGTGCGTTtagcataaaagaaaatatcagaaactATGAGTTATTAcaagaaatgtattttgaatatttgcaGATTTATGTTTATTAACACATTTTACAAATTTCTTTCGATTTAGAAAAGGCGAATTCTAGTAAATTTTGTGATATATGCCCGGtgtgggttattttttttccccttgagtttTGTCCCTAATAAAGGCCTTTTCTGTTTCAAATTACATAAGCTTTTTACTGCACGATTTTTGTGTTGACCTTAATTCAACTGAAGTAAGCAATTATTTTCACCATGTTTAATTTTgacaataagaaattttaaatagcatttttatcttttgcttaagactttctagtttttaaaacagtaaataaattatgattcaAAAGTTTTGTTTGGTTTCGTTTTATATTCCTCAAGTggtttattttcaaacatttttaaaacaatcacaCTCAAGAAAAGAATTGGTTTTAATTacgtttgtgtttttttttttaataatttgatcCAAAACGCATTTTTGTACAGATAGTTTGCTCCAGTGCTCAAAGCATAAAGTTCATATTGGGGGACGTTTTTATCCCCCAACTTGCTTCTCACTGACGTTTCTGTCGGGAATCTACTAAGactttttcccctctcctcccccacacccaatttttttcatatgtcatTTAGTCAAAGGTCGCCTGTCTTTCATAATCACACTgagatttgttattttaaaaatcaacggATCTTTATGCGCTGGGCTTAAATATGcatgtttttgcttattttcatgttcttcccttttctctctatctcttgtcaggcctttcttctccttttatgGCCTGCACTTTTAAATGGCaacatttcttgatttctctctctggaCACCGAGGTTTCTACTGTGCTAGCTCTTGACTGTGGCCAACCTTCCTTCCCCAATGACCGCGCAGGATGGCCTAGGCCCGACTGCCCGGGCGTAGGGTACCGGGTGCCGGGCGTGGAACGCCGGCCCTCAGCCGGGCCACCCACACCTCTGAGGGCCCAGCATCCATCACCGGGCTTCCTGGATTTCAAGTCTGGTCGCCCAGGCAAAGAGGCCCTCCCGGCGGTGCGCTGCCTCTTAGAGAACACGGGAAAGTTATGCCGCGTTTTCCCTCCACTCTCGCACACACAAGAAAAACTCTACGGTTATTGCCAGCGTCGAAAGCCTTCTATGGCTCCTAGGAACCCACgcaggcctgcctctccccctctccgcgcccccccccccacccggggCTTGCTCTGCTGGGGGCAAGAGGAGGGCGGGAGGGAATCGTTTCTCTCAAACGAAGCCCACACCAGTTCTGGAGCCAATTTCCGCCGCGGACTGTCCGGGGAGAATTAGGCGACCAACATTTTCACGGACCTCATAACTGCCCCAGGCTTGGATTGGAAACTGCCTGTGCCAAGGAGACTGGGGCCCGGGGCCAGAACGCCCCGAGGGGCACGCGCCTAGAAGGCAGATCAACTAGGGTGGGCTTCGAGCCCTTTCCCAGACTGCTCTGGGGCGTCTGGGGACTGACCAGAGCGCAGGGGGCGGGGGACACTTACTTCGTTATCCGCACGCCTTCCTCGTTGGCATCAGAGCCGGACAAATCCCAACCCGCGCCAGGCAAAGATAAATTACTCCTGGCTCCCCCAGCAGCTCTGGGGCCTGGGCGGGGGCGGAGCGGTGAGGAAGCCGTCGGGCCGCCTAAGGTAGGGGTGGTGAAGGTCCTGCACCCATCCTCAAATGAACGAGCCCCTGCGGCCCGGACAGAGAGATGAGTCCCAGGGAGACGACTGATTGGAGATGCGTGGTGGGCAACTAGCTTGTGTTAGTGAGCTGAGCGCCCGGGAAGTCGGAGGGTCTGAAACCAGGGGAACAGACAATGCAGAAGCCCAGAGGGCGGGAGGGGACACGCGAAGGTCGGCCCAGGAGCTGCCTCAGTCGAGGACTGGGAGCTTTGTGCACTGCGGTCCCAAATATAGGGGATGGGAAAAGGCGTCGGTGGTGGGCAGTGTCTGCCCTGAGTAAGGAAAGCCAAGGGACATGATTTGAAGGTAAGGGAGACTTTGGTTGAAGGTGTGCAAGTGCTTCCTCCGCGGCCGCGGGCTGGGAAGCCCAGGAAGGCGGAGGGCCTGCTCCGAGCACAACTCCAAGGACACATGACAACGCCCCCAGGCTCTTGGATCCTTTCACTCCTTTTCAGAGTCTAGAGCTTAACAGCGGGATCTCCTGCAGCATCGCAGGCAGAGAATGACTGCCCTGCCAGACTagttctttaaaatagaaatcgACTTTAAACGACCAGTGACAAGGCTATGGGGGACAGAAAACGAAACACCAAAGGAGCTGTcgctgcctccccgcccccaccccggggcgGCCGGGGTTTGAGCCCGGAGTCCCGCTCCCGACCCGCGGCGTTTTCTGTCCGGAAACACCGAGCAAGGAGGACGGGTCTGTCCCATCTCTAATCCCGGGGCCCAAGGTAGCGGCGAAGAAGCCCGCGACCTCGACTCATCCTTACGGCCCCGTCGCCTTGGAGCCCGGTCACCGCCCGGGTCGCAGACCGGAGATAAGGCGTCCCCTCCCGACAGCGCCACCGCGTGGGCTGCGACCGAAACCTGCGGCGCCGGTTCAGTCCGCTGTGTCCGGGAGCCCGCCCTTCCGCGTCGCCTCACGTCCGCGGGTTAAGGATGCGGCGGGAAATGGGCAGGTCCCCGGCCCGGGTCACAAGCGGACCACCCTACACAAAAACCCACCGGGCAAGCAAAACATCTGCGGCGTCCCAACCCCTTGTAATGAGAAGCATACCTGGGAATTCCAGGCGCCCCACGGGTGCCTTAAACTACAGGCAGGGCAGCCTGCGTGCTGAAATTTGCGCCCACCCGTAGCAGGGGCGAGCGGGTCCAGGAAGCCGGGTCCCAGGCGGCCGAAGCTCCAGCAGCTCCGGGAGCCTTTAGCGACCCTGGGCCCGCGCTGGTCTAGAACCGCGCGGGGGAGAGCGAGAAAGCCTTCTGCGGGACCCAAGGTGCCAAGCACTTACTGGGACCGAGGACGAAGCGGGTAGTCGGTCTATTTGGCGGTCCAAACCCTTCTGGAATGTCGAGGAATCTAGAGGGTTTCCTGGGCTGGTGACTCTCCTGTTCTCTCCGTCTCACGAAGCCCCACGGAAGCTCTCTTAGTCCGTCAAGGCTTGACCCCCGGGTTAACTCCCGGGTAGTCTGTGCCCGCGGTGTTCTGGGGCTCGGTTCTTCCCGGCCCCGCCGAGCCTTGCCTCCGGGCCCGCGGCCAAGCCCAGCTGAGCTAGGCATCACCTTGAGCTGCCCCAGCGCTACGTCAGATTTGAGAGCCCCCATGTCGTTCTCAGAGGACTTCAATGGGTAGGTTGGGgcttctttttaataaattcaacagttcacacgcgcacgcacacacacattttgggACTGTCAGCTCCTGAAAGGGACGATGACCCAGAACTATGTAAATTCACCTGGTACCTATCCAATTACAAAACTCCTAGCCCCACACAAAACAGAAGTGAGCCCTGGAGGCCTGAGCGGTCACGCCTGGCGGCCGCCACCAAATCCACCCTTACAGGACGCCAGCCCAGCGGGGAGAGCAAACGCGCTCTCACCGGGGCCGCAGGGGCCGGTGCCCAGCCGTTCCCGCGGCGGAGCAGCTCCGCCAGCGCGCTGAGTTCTGGTGCCCATTGTCCGCCTGGCCTGCTCACCCACACCCTCATCATTGGCTGTGACCTGTTCGCTTCTAAATTCTAGTACCCGTCGGCCACGCGGAGCTATCGCCAAGCATGCCAGGCCCGGCACTCGTGCCAAGTGGCTCACCTCAGCTCGCCGTGCCTGCCTTTGCCCCTGGTGCCAAGTGCCGGGCGAGAGGCGGCGGGTCAGGACGCGGACGCCGTCTGCTCACCTCCAGGAGCCGACAGTGGGTGCCTGCGGCGTCGCTTGGCCAGCCCTGGGGCTGATTTAAATAACTAATAAGCTCAGAGAAATTTTACGAGGGGAACTTTTCCTTTTAGTATCAATAAAGCCTAGTAATTGGGTTCGTTGGTTACCTAAGCTCGAGTTTCctagtctgtctctctctcctctctctctttctctctctcattcaaaagcaacgtttaaaaaaaaaaaacggcaaCTGTGTGCATTTGTGTGGGGTGTGCAAGTGTGAATATGTGAAAGAAGTTGTTTGTTTCAAAAGTCCTTCGCCTGGAGAACAATCATCATTGTCGCTCTTGTGGTGAAGAGTTTTGAAAGGTGAACTGTTgttatttcagaagaaaaaaaatgttgacaattCAAGTATAAAACAAGGGAGAGAGGTTTCAAAAGATTTTTCCCTTTGGATGTGACAAAGACATTTGCAATGCTTCCCTAATAGTTTGCATTTTAATGAACTTTTACTACATTTTGACTTCAACTCCTGGATGGTAGTGGTATCGGTTGTTTTCAGTAGACTTCTATACTATCATGCACtccaaatttttgtttaaattttctaatcttttttgaAAGCATGTTCTTAGTCATAAAGAATTTTTCCACCTGGGAACCAtgcctcaatttaaaaatataaaagacctTTCATGAATAATAACTGCAAATAGCCCATTTGTTTCTGTCCACGGAGTTGTTGGCGTCTATACAAAATCTCAAAAATCTAAAGGCAATCTAAGCATGTTTCTCTCCAatcgtacacacacacacacacacacacacacacacacatatatgttttcatttgctgtatggaagtaaaaaaatcttttaaaagactttttcgaaaagcattatgctaaaatTTAACTGAACTTAAATTCGCTACCAGATACAACATAACTAGTGCCTGCCAAAGTCAGCCTAACGAAATGAAGAGTATTTCTGAATCAGATTACTGCTGGGGTCAGAAGCTAGTCAATGAAAAGCAATGAGAATTCAAGTTTGCAAACCATGGAGGGTGGAGGAGGCAGCTCCCCAAGTTCCCAGGAACACACCCAAACCTGTGCGCTTATATCTTCAGTGTTTACATATCATGGAGAACTTCTCCTTTTCACTTTTAGTTAGAAAATCGATGAGCTCCCCTTCGTTCGTCTTGTTTTAGGATGTGAGACCCAAAGTCAGCTCGAGGGTCGCTTTCTGCCAGGTAACTTCCGGAGGCCCAGAATTATTCGGAGATAGACTCAGCCCTTTGCATATTCCAGGCAGAAAGGGTGTCTAGCGGGCCCTTCCCAACGCCGCCACTTCCCCAAGCTCTTCTCCGCACCCGCGGGCTGATGGTACCAGAGCGCCTGACCCTCATCCAGCTTCTTGAGATCGCACCACGGTGTCGGCACTCGGCTGAAGAGGGAGTGAACCTTGAGCTATGGGTGTTTACTCCCCGTTTCCCGCTTTCCCAGAGGGTTACGGACAACTTCCCTTCCCATTTGCTCCGGCTGAGCTCCTGTTCCCACCCATCCTCTCCAGCCTTGCCATCACCAGGTTCCTAGTGCCCTACCGTAGTGGCTCCGTGCTAAGGGCACTCACCGCGGCCGCCCCTTGTCCCCCACACTAAGTTAAGGGAGGACGTGTCCTCTCGGCGCTGTCCTCCGAGTGCCAGAAGTCGAGAACAGTGGCAGGGAAAGATGGAAGGATTGGAAAGGAAAGCGCAGGGCTGAGTGGGGTAACTCAGAGCCTCAGCGATGAGTACCTCAGCCTCCCCAAACAACCTGgggcctccccttccctccctgcgcTTCCACTGCAGGTCCCACCCTGGTCTGCCGGTCCCCATGGAGCTGCTCCATCAACCAGGTTGTCCCCTGGTTTTTAAGGATCTCCCCCTATCCCATACCTTCTGGCTGTTTCGAGTTTTGGTTTCAGTTAAGCTGTTTTCTAAGTCGTAGAAGctccactttttttctttgcctcatttACACTCCTTTCTTTAAAGAGCATCCCTCAAGCCTAGCTTCTGCCAGACCCTGTGCAATCTCCCAGAGCTCTATGTGCAAGAGGAGAAGTGATTTGTCTGTTTACAGCAGGTTTAATTAAGATGGTTATGTGCCGTGAACTCTTCGGGGCCCCAATCAATGCATTTTGATTTGGAAAGTCAAATAGAATCACATCTTACACTTGTGGGTCCGCGGTTGGCCGCCCACGCTGGAGATAGACGCTCTTGTCCGTCTACACCCGCCTCACTGGACCTGAACGAGTCTCTCCCACAAATCTTGTCACCCTGTTTGTTCCCATGACCCCCAGCTGGGTCTTCCAGCAAGATCAAGGCCTTCCTGGTCAGGGTAAGAAAGGTTGAACACCCAAAGCACTCCTGGGGCACTTTAGCTGAGGAGCCAGGCCCTGGACTTCTGTGGATCCAGGCTACAAAAGTGCTTCCTAGTCCCAAGCCCTAGTCCTCCGTTCTCCTTTGCCCCAACCTGGCAGAGAAAGCCAGGGAGGCAAGACTTTCCTTTTCCCTAGTTGTGCATCCAGTATCCTATCTCCCCCCAACTCTCCGACTTAGGTGCTGGGCTGCAGCAGAAGCCTTTTTCTAATTTGTCATCATTGGAAACCTCAGACAATTGAAGTGTAAAACTTTAAGGGCTTCCAGGGTTATGATGACTTCAGGAGCTCaatggaagggggtgggaggctgAGGATTGGGGACAGGGACTCGCAACAGACGTCCCAATTTGCTCTCTCTCCTGAACTTTCCTCCCTTGGCAGCCTGGCTGCACTAGAGTGAGCAGTAATCCAccctccctcctaccccctcccagtctgctccccgcccccccacccacccactttCCGGAACATCCCGCCACTTCTTCAGCCCTCGGAAAGGAAAGGGGGCCAGCATGTCAAAGGTCactcagcctcctcccc
Coding sequences within it:
- the LOC113920318 gene encoding uncharacterized protein LOC113920318, with the translated sequence MRAVGLPVLQLRVWDSWDPKRLRPRGGVHSRSRDGVTEPQTFADSRGRSRPQPYSSRGPAWARDLLKEKHVGRGRGPRKSPGAPAYTLGPELWRENEDASPPALRPVKPLCWRYLQSLPRTLCLLPKPLDPENSPPSRCLSRRSPLRSIGCTAAPEGQTKFGFGKRASGVILEISGRCTDCGKPPQSSVPGGRPPSTRRTYAVGGVRAVIPSKAEAWEARKPLEEKGSQKLNLPRPKSQRPDLGVPPHPGAAHQVPKQPVATREAVGAQRRKEASLIVNLRGATLGVLGSIFLSLFFYSPNPISPTSLNERVRENATIRSL